Proteins encoded in a region of the Paenibacillus pedocola genome:
- a CDS encoding MBL fold metallo-hydrolase, which translates to MEATKALSVMTARELTRLVLAREELFILDVRNENDFKDWKIEGEKIDVINIPYFELLDGVDPALDQIPNGKKILVVCAKEGSSKFVAEQIAQAGRGNVHYLEGGMKSWSEHLEPVKISDLKGGGSLYQFVRIGKGCLSYMVVSNGEAAVVDTLRMTDVFEEFAKSQGATIKHTLDTHLHADHISGGRKLAEKIGGTYWLPPKDADEVTFSYDKLEEGQDITVGNTTIRIEPVYSPGHTIGSTSLIVDEQFLLTGDILFIESIGRPDLAGKAEDWVGDLRETLYNRYRGLSQDLIVLPAHFGKVSELGEEGKVMAKLSDLYGKNPGLNIQEEAAFRRTVTENLPPQPNAYQEIRQTNMGKITPSEEEQQEMEIGPNRCAVHN; encoded by the coding sequence ATGGAAGCTACAAAAGCACTGAGTGTAATGACAGCCCGGGAACTTACCAGATTGGTTCTGGCCAGAGAAGAACTGTTTATTCTGGATGTTCGTAATGAGAATGACTTTAAAGACTGGAAAATTGAAGGCGAAAAGATTGATGTTATCAATATCCCATATTTCGAACTGCTGGACGGTGTGGATCCTGCACTTGATCAAATTCCCAATGGCAAAAAGATCCTTGTCGTATGTGCCAAGGAGGGTTCATCCAAATTTGTGGCTGAGCAGATTGCCCAGGCGGGAAGAGGTAATGTGCACTATCTGGAAGGCGGAATGAAATCATGGAGTGAGCATCTGGAGCCTGTCAAAATCAGTGATTTGAAGGGTGGGGGATCGCTTTACCAATTTGTTCGAATCGGTAAAGGATGCTTGTCTTATATGGTTGTATCAAACGGTGAAGCGGCCGTAGTGGATACACTCCGGATGACAGATGTCTTCGAAGAATTTGCGAAAAGCCAAGGAGCAACGATCAAGCATACCTTAGACACTCACCTCCATGCCGATCATATCTCAGGCGGCCGGAAATTGGCGGAAAAGATCGGAGGCACCTATTGGTTGCCACCTAAAGATGCTGACGAAGTTACTTTTTCGTATGATAAATTGGAAGAAGGACAGGATATTACTGTTGGAAATACAACGATTCGGATTGAGCCGGTATATTCACCGGGTCACACAATCGGTAGCACTTCGCTTATCGTAGACGAACAATTCCTGTTGACCGGTGACATCTTGTTCATCGAATCGATCGGACGTCCTGATTTGGCCGGCAAAGCAGAAGACTGGGTCGGCGATCTTCGTGAAACACTCTATAACCGTTACAGAGGACTATCTCAAGACTTAATCGTTCTTCCGGCTCATTTCGGAAAAGTATCGGAACTTGGGGAGGAAGGAAAAGTTATGGCGAAGTTGTCGGACCTCTATGGTAAAAATCCAGGTCTGAATATTCAAGAGGAAGCAGCATTCCGGCGCACTGTAACGGAAAACCTCCCACCTCAACCGAATGCATACCAAGAAATCCGTCAAACGAATATGGGAAAAATAACACCTAGTGAAGAAGAACAGCAAGAGATGGAAATCGGTCCAAACCGCTGTGCCGTTCACAATTAA
- a CDS encoding sulfurtransferase TusA family protein — translation MQVDLMVDTKGLACPMPIVKAKKALDGLTTGQVMEVQSTDKGSVNDFQAWVKQTKHELIQYEEENGIYKFFVKKI, via the coding sequence ATGCAAGTAGATCTTATGGTCGACACGAAAGGATTAGCTTGTCCAATGCCGATCGTAAAAGCAAAAAAAGCCCTGGACGGTCTTACCACTGGTCAAGTCATGGAAGTACAATCAACGGACAAAGGTTCTGTCAATGACTTTCAGGCATGGGTCAAACAAACCAAACATGAGCTTATTCAATATGAGGAAGAAAATGGCATCTATAAATTCTTTGTAAAGAAGATCTAA
- a CDS encoding sulfite exporter TauE/SafE family protein gives MDILLFIVMVLLGLVGSFFSGLLGIGGAIINYPLLLYVPSLLGAAHFSAHEVSSISMFQVFFASLAGVIAFRRKKNNGAVVHKGLVVYMGSSILVGSLAGGYISGLLNGEVINLIYGILAVLAVILMLIPRKGSEEQSDHLTFNKVIAIGAAILVGIVSGIVGAGGAFILIPIMLTILKIPTRTTIASSLAIVFISAIGGLIGKISAGGIPLEPTIYTVIGSLLGAPLGSRISSKMNVNVLRYGLVVLIALTAVKVWSSIL, from the coding sequence ATGGATATACTGCTTTTTATCGTAATGGTATTGCTCGGTCTGGTCGGTTCTTTCTTTTCGGGATTGCTTGGGATTGGTGGAGCGATTATAAATTATCCGCTGCTCTTATATGTCCCCTCCTTACTTGGGGCAGCCCATTTCTCAGCCCATGAAGTGTCGTCGATTAGCATGTTCCAAGTTTTTTTCGCTTCGCTTGCAGGAGTTATTGCTTTTCGCCGAAAAAAAAACAATGGGGCTGTTGTTCATAAGGGTCTAGTAGTATATATGGGGAGCAGCATTCTCGTGGGCAGCCTGGCTGGAGGATATATCTCGGGGCTGCTAAATGGAGAAGTTATCAATTTGATTTACGGAATCCTTGCAGTACTAGCGGTTATACTTATGCTTATCCCGAGAAAAGGAAGCGAAGAACAGTCGGATCATCTAACATTCAATAAAGTCATTGCAATAGGCGCGGCTATATTGGTAGGTATCGTTTCAGGAATTGTAGGAGCAGGCGGCGCATTTATTCTTATTCCTATTATGCTTACTATTCTCAAAATCCCCACTCGTACAACCATTGCCTCCTCGCTTGCTATCGTCTTTATATCAGCAATCGGTGGGTTAATCGGTAAAATCTCGGCTGGGGGTATTCCTCTGGAACCTACAATCTATACTGTAATCGGGAGTCTGCTGGGTGCACCACTTGGATCCAGGATAAGCTCCAAAATGAATGTTAATGTGCTGCGGTATGGATTAGTCGTCTTAATTGCCCTCACGGCAGTCAAGGTATGGTCTTCCATTCTATAA